From one Trifolium pratense cultivar HEN17-A07 linkage group LG1, ARS_RC_1.1, whole genome shotgun sequence genomic stretch:
- the LOC123883335 gene encoding WAT1-related protein At3g30340-like, with amino-acid sequence MLFHNFHEMWKPVLVMIIVNLALAFVNVFLKKVLSEGMDQLTILTYRQAIAAIFLAPIACIFERESKINGHVICLLFFSALVGATLTQYLFLVGLEYTSATFSCAFLNTVPVFTFIMALPMGMEKVNMKNKSGKAKILGTLVCIGGALVLILYKGMPIINPQYHPIEDKATTTSAATSNLKKWIIGSIFLTAGCLLWSSWFLIQERVGKKYPYQYSSTAILSFFATIQSAILNLIIHRNNAKWILKGKLQILTVVYSGLVGTGLCYVAMAWCVKQRGPVFTAAFTPLLQMFVAVLDLWLLKEEIYLGSVVGSVLVISGMYMLLWGKSKDRGECALKDTQENQKDEECH; translated from the exons ATGTTGTTTCATAATTTCCATGAAATGTGGAAACCAGTTTTGGTTATGATTATAGTTAATTTAGCTTTAGCCTTTGTCAATGTATTTCTGAAGAAGGTTCTTAGTGAAGGAATGGATCAGTTAACCATTTTAACATATCGACAAGCAATTGCAGCCATTTTCTTGGCACCAATTGCTTGCATCTTTGAAAG ggaAAGCAAGATAAATGGTCATGTAATATGTCTCCTTTTCTTTAGTGCTCTTGTAGG AGCAACACTCACTCAATACCTCTTTCTTGTTGGACTTGAATATACATCGGCAACATTCTCATGTGCATTCCTCAATACGGTGCCTGTATTCACGTTCATTATGGCACTCCCAATGGG GATGGAGAAAGTGAACATGAAAAACAAGAGTGGTAAAGCCAAAATCTTGGGAACTTTGGTGTGTATTGGTGGAGCTTTGGTATTGATCCTTTATAAAGGAATGCCCATAATCAACCCACAATATCATCCCATAGAAGACAAAGCCACAACAACATCAGCAGCAACATCAAACTTAAAGAAATGGATTATAGGTTCAATATTTCTAACTGCAGGTTGCCTCTTGTGGTCTTCATGGTTTCTTATACAAGAAAGGGTTGGCAAAAAGTATCCATATCAATACTCTAGTACAGCCATTTTGTCATTCTTTGCTACTATTCAATCAGCAATATTAAATTTGATCATCCATAGAAACAATGCCAAATGGATTCTCAAAGGAAAGCTACAAATATTGACTGTTGTATATTCT GGGCTGGTGGGAACAGGATTGTGCTATGTGGCAATGGCATGGTGTGTCAAACAAAGGGGTCCAGTTTTTACTGCAGCATTTACCCCGCTTTTACAGATGTTTGTGGCCGTGCTTGATCTCTGGTTATTAAAAGAGGAAATTTATCTAGGAAG TGTTGTAGGATCAGTCTTGGTTATTTCTGGGATGTATATGCTCCTATGGGGTAAAAGTAAAGATAGAGGAGAGTGTGCCTTGAAGGACACTCAAGAAAATCAAAAAGATGAAGAATGTCACTAA
- the LOC123883344 gene encoding uncharacterized protein LOC123883344 isoform X1, with translation MGPRRNSCHIFQMHKLANGRNNGYNQLSLPLSSTISGILHASIYLDSIVLPYYTGFDALMSSTFSGECATCVCRKEALVVGGKLVKYKGWSMTTFFVVGVLCLRIICKIYGENVGKFVSMIKVFMERFSWILISLDCVYLIAKSPQERVMLRVVAFGGIFLLILLHVLKEACGQIYAMAYVTEKLRFVSKSTPL, from the exons ATGGGACCTAGAAGAAATTCATGCCACATTTTTCAAATGCATAAGTTGGCAAATGGAAGAAACAATGGATACAATCAATTGTCCTTACCATTAT CATCAACAATTTCTGGAATTTTGCATGCAAGTATATATTTGGATTCAATTGTGTTACCTTATTATACCGGTTTCGATGCGTTGATGTCTTCGACATTTTCGGGTGAATGTGCAACATGTGTGTGTAGGAAAGAAGCTTTGGTTGTTGGAGGTAAACTAGTGAAGTACAAAGGTTGGTCAATGAcaacattttttgttgttggtgttCTTTGTTTAAGGATTATATGTAAAATTTATGGAGAAAATGTGGGAAAATTTGTGTCTATGATTAAAGTGTTTATGGAAAGGTTTAGTTGGATTTTAATAAGTTTGGATTGTGTTTATTTGATTGCAAAGTCACCACAAGAAAGAGTCATGTTGAGAGTTGTTGCTTTTGGAGgcatatttcttttaattttgcttCATGTTCTCAAAGAGGCATGTGGTCAAATTTATGCAATGGCTTATGTGACAGAGAAGTTGAGATTTGTGTCAAAGTCAACACCATTGTaa
- the LOC123883344 gene encoding uncharacterized protein LOC123883344 isoform X2: MGPRRNSCHIFQMHKLANGRNNGYNQLSLPLCECATCVCRKEALVVGGKLVKYKGWSMTTFFVVGVLCLRIICKIYGENVGKFVSMIKVFMERFSWILISLDCVYLIAKSPQERVMLRVVAFGGIFLLILLHVLKEACGQIYAMAYVTEKLRFVSKSTPL, from the exons ATGGGACCTAGAAGAAATTCATGCCACATTTTTCAAATGCATAAGTTGGCAAATGGAAGAAACAATGGATACAATCAATTGTCCTTACCATTAT GTGAATGTGCAACATGTGTGTGTAGGAAAGAAGCTTTGGTTGTTGGAGGTAAACTAGTGAAGTACAAAGGTTGGTCAATGAcaacattttttgttgttggtgttCTTTGTTTAAGGATTATATGTAAAATTTATGGAGAAAATGTGGGAAAATTTGTGTCTATGATTAAAGTGTTTATGGAAAGGTTTAGTTGGATTTTAATAAGTTTGGATTGTGTTTATTTGATTGCAAAGTCACCACAAGAAAGAGTCATGTTGAGAGTTGTTGCTTTTGGAGgcatatttcttttaattttgcttCATGTTCTCAAAGAGGCATGTGGTCAAATTTATGCAATGGCTTATGTGACAGAGAAGTTGAGATTTGTGTCAAAGTCAACACCATTGTaa
- the LOC123883357 gene encoding UPF0481 protein At3g47200-like yields MGSDSSWLVHMEVMLGSLDHIEVQSCSICRVSDELRGLKEKAYKPKCISIGPLHRGATSYLELMEESKWQYMREFLERQGIIREQNRTSEVRLNECGNDIVKLVEIIRASYGGSIFDSESPQEIAKIMILDGCFLLEFLTRLGNYKLSYDDPIFETKEKVLSIVNDITMLENQIPFIVLKKLYRKVFPDGSEIEDDHRVANIVRKAFDYPLVNATGGAHILHLIHLSTVDQSKREEGKRANQQLFRCASRLRAAGIIICPKKQNISNNQQQHTLADTFDFDINFNIESGKLEIPVLYVKETTEVRWRNLIAWEQSRIGVKCKYTSYALFFKELICCKHDIELLEEKGVIVVLNKCVKSKELLTLFRTISKGAEHMDSSYSEICDRLNVYKGEKATKAFGLRLIVWHQCKRIFEVVLYYCQNWYKILRRDHIPTVWKFIGVVAAILLLVLTIMQTYYSARG; encoded by the coding sequence aTGGGATCTGACTCTAGTTGGTTGGTTCACATGGAAGTGATGTTGGGGTCTCTAGATCATATAGAAGTTCAGTCATGCAGCATTTGTAGAGTTTCGGACGAGCTTAGAGGTCTGAAAGAGAAGGCTTACAAGCCAAAGTGTATCTCAATAGGACCTTTACATAGGGGAGCAACGAGTTACCTCGAATTGATGGAAGAGTCTAAATGGCAATATATGCGCGAGTTTCTTGAACGACAAGGAATAATCCGAGAGCAAAACAGAACTTCAGAGGTAAGGTTAAACGAATGTGGCAATGATATTGTCAAATTGGTTGAAATCATTCGCGCAAGCTATGGTGGTAGCATCTTTGACTCGGAATCACCCCAAGAAATCGCCAAAATAATGATATTGGATGGTTGTTTTTTGTTAGAGTTTCTCACTAGACTTGGCAATTACAAATTAAGTTACGATGATCCAATATTTGAAACCAAGGAAAAAGTGTTGTCGATTGTGAACGACATCACAATGCTTGAGAATCAAATACCCTTCATTGTTCTCAAGAAGTTATATAGGAAGGTCTTTCCAGATGGCTCTGAAATTGAGGACGATCATCGAGTTGCTAATATTGTGCGTAAAGCTTTTGATTACCCTTTGGTGAATGCCACGGGCGGTGCTCATATACTTCATTTGATACACTTGTCTACAGTTGATCAAAGCAAACGCGAAGAGGGAAAACGAGCAAATCAACAACTATTTCGATGTGCTTCTAGGCTTCGAGCTGCTGGGATAATTATCtgtccaaaaaaacaaaacattagtaATAACCAGCAGCAGCATACTTTGGCGGATACATTCGACTTTGatataaatttcaatattgAATCGGGGAAGCTGGAAATCCCGGTGTTGTATGTCAAGGAAACAACAGAAGTGAGATGGAGAAATTTGATTGCTTGGGAGCAGAGCAGAATTGGGGTTAAATGCAAATACACATCGTATGCACTTTTCTTCAAAGAATTAATATGTTGTAAACATGACATTGAATTGCTTGAAGAAAAAGGAGTTATAGTAGTACTAAATAAGTGTGTCAAGAGCAAAGAATTGTTAACACTTTTTCGCACCATCTCAAAGGGCGCGGAGCATATGGATTCCAGTTACAGTGAGATTTGTGATAGGTTGAATGTGTACAAGGGGGAAAAAGCCACAAAAGCTTTTGGATTGCGGCTAATCGTTTGGCATCAATGCAAGCGCATTTTTGAGGTGGTCTTGTACTATTGTCAAAATTGGTACAAAATTTTGAGACGCGACCATATACCTACTGTTTGGAAATTTATAGGAGTTGTGGCGGCTATTTTGCTTCTTGTTCTCACCATCATGCAGACTTATTACTCCGCGCGCGGCTAG